In Streptomyces sp. NBC_01439, the following are encoded in one genomic region:
- a CDS encoding TetR/AcrR family transcriptional regulator codes for MSNGDEHPAPQVVLRGDLQAAPRGATAPRQRADAVRNRAQILSAAEALFTAHDPSTVTMEQIAKAAGVGRATLYRSFPDPPSVATALLDEHERLLQGQMIYGPPPLGPGAPPAERLAAFYIAYLDLIRRHLPLALGAETGPARYATGAYGFWRLHVRTLLIAGGSPDPDALADIALGPLAPQLYHHQHNTLGIPHERIAHALSAFARRLLHSGRS; via the coding sequence ATGAGCAACGGCGACGAGCATCCCGCCCCGCAGGTGGTCCTCCGCGGTGACCTCCAGGCGGCACCCCGAGGTGCCACCGCACCCCGGCAGCGGGCCGACGCGGTGCGCAATCGCGCACAGATCCTCTCCGCTGCCGAAGCGCTCTTCACCGCACACGATCCGAGCACCGTGACGATGGAGCAGATCGCGAAGGCCGCGGGTGTCGGCCGCGCGACCCTCTACCGCTCGTTCCCCGACCCGCCCTCCGTCGCCACCGCCCTCCTGGACGAGCACGAACGCCTGCTACAGGGGCAGATGATCTACGGACCGCCGCCCCTGGGGCCTGGGGCACCCCCCGCCGAACGACTGGCGGCGTTCTACATCGCCTACCTGGACTTGATCCGGCGGCATCTGCCCCTCGCGTTGGGCGCGGAAACCGGGCCCGCCCGCTACGCCACCGGCGCCTACGGCTTCTGGCGCCTCCATGTGCGCACCCTGCTCATCGCCGGCGGATCCCCGGACCCCGACGCGCTCGCCGACATCGCCCTCGGCCCCTTGGCCCCGCAGCTCTACCACCATCAGCACAACACCCTGGGCATCCCCCACGAGCGCATCGCCCATGCCCTCTCCGCGTTCGCCCGACGCCTCCTGCACTCCGGCCGATCCTGA